Proteins encoded in a region of the Quercus lobata isolate SW786 chromosome 8, ValleyOak3.0 Primary Assembly, whole genome shotgun sequence genome:
- the LOC115958156 gene encoding transcription factor ILR3 has protein sequence MVTPENNTNWLFDYGLMDDIPVPDANFSVPNPGFTWPVQALNGSSSVSVEIDGSLGDSDGVKESCPKKRGRSESCCASSSKASREKLRRDRLNDKFVELGTILEPGRPPKTDKAAILIDAVRMVTQLRGEAQKLKDSNSNLQEKIKELKAEKNELRDEKQRLKAEKEKLEQQMKAMNAQPSYLAPPPAIPAAYAAQGQASGNKLLPIIGYPGVAMWQFMPPAAVDTSQDHVLRPPVA, from the exons ATGGTGACCCCAGAAAACAACACCAATTGGCTCTTCGATTACGGATTGATGGACGATATCCCTGTTCCCGATGCGAATTTCTCTGTTCCTAACCCGGGTTTCACTTGGCCTGTACAGGCTTTGAATGGTTCTTCCAGTGTTAG TGTGGAAATTGATGGCTCGTTGGGGGATTCAGATGGCGTCAAGGAGTCTTGCCCAAAGAAGAG GGGTAGATCTGAATCATGCTGTGCATCTAGCTCCAAAGCTTCTCGGGAGAAGCTGCGTAGGGATAGACTGAATGACAA GTTTGTGGAACTGGGCACTATTCTGGAGCCTGGAAGGCCTCCTAAAACGGACAAGGCTGCTATTTTAATTGACGCCGTCAGAATGGTGACTCAGTTACGGGGTGAAGCCCAAAAGTTGAaggattcaaattcaaatctccAGGAGAAGATCAAAGAATTAAag GCTGAGAAGAATGAGCTCCGAGATGAGAAGCAGAGGCTAAAGGCAGAAAAAGAGAAGTTGGAGCAGCAAATGAAAGCCATGAATGCACAACCTAGCTACTTGGCTCCCCCTCCTGCAATCCCTGCTGCATATGCTGCTCAGGGCCAGGCCTCTGGCAACAAATTGTTGCCTATCATTGGTTACCCTGGAGTCGCAATGTGGCAGTTCATGCCACCTGCTGCAGTGGACACCTCACAGGATCATGTACTTCGCCCACCAGTTGCTTAA
- the LOC115954685 gene encoding polycomb group protein FIE1-like gives MSGKFTIGSEPVMGLPTPSKKRDYRVTNRLQEGKRPLYAVVFNFIDSRHFNVFATVGGNRVTVYQCLEGGVIAVLQSYVDEDKDESFYTVTWACSIDGMPFVVAGGLNGILRVIDAGSEKIHKSFVGHGDSINEIRTQPLKPSLVVSASKDESVRIWNVHTGICILIFSGAGGHRNEVLSVDFHPSDIYRIASCGMDNTVKIWSMKEFWTYVEKSFTWTDLPSKFPTKYVQFPVFTASIHSNYVDCNRWLGDFILSKSVDNEIVLWEPKVKDQSPGEGSVDILQKYPVPDCDIWFIKFSCDFHYNAAAIGNREGKIFVWELQSSPPVLIARLTHAQSKSPIRQTAMSFDGSTILSCCEDGTIWRWDAVATS, from the exons atgtcAGGAAAGTTCACCATTGGGAGCGAGCCAGTGATGGGGTTGCCGACCCCATCAAAGAAGCGAGACTACAGAGTCACCAACAGACTCCAAGAAGGCAAGCGCCCCTTATACGCTGTCGTTTTCAACTTCATCGACTCTCGCCACTTCAACGTCTTCGCCACTGTTGGCGGCAATCGG GTGACTGTATACCAATGTCTTGAAGGGGGTGTCATTGCTGTCTTGCAGTCTTATGTTGATGAAGAT AAGGATGAGTCTTTCTACACTGTGACATGGGCATGCAGCATTGATGGTATGCCTTTTGTAGTGGCTGGAGGACTCAATGGTATACTCCGTGTCATTGATGCCGGCAGCGAGAAAATACACAAG AGTTTTGTTGGCCACGGGGATTCTATAAATGAAATCAGGACTCAACCGCTAAAGCCATCACTGGTGGTATCTGCAAGCAAA GATGAATCAGTTCGCATATGGAATGTCCATACTGGCATATGCATTTTGATATTTTCTGGAGCTGGGGGTCATCGTAATGAAGTATTGAGTGTG GACTTTCATCCTTCAGACATATATCGCATTGCAAGTTGTGGCATGGACAACACTGTTAAGATCTGGTCAATGAAAG AGTTCTGGACGTACGTAGAGAAATCATTCACATGGACTGATCTCCCTTCTAAGTTCCCCACAAAATATGTTCAGTTTCCT GTGTTCACAGCTTCAATTCATTCAAACTACGTTGACTGTAATAGGTGGCTTGGTGATTTTATCCTCTCAAAG AGCGTTGACAATGAAATTGTTTTATGGGAACCTAAAGTGAAGGACCAGTCTCCTGGGGAG GGTTCAGTTGACATCCTTCAGAAATACCCTGTTCCAGACTGTGATATATGGTTCATCAAGTTTTCCTGCGATTTTCATTATAATGCAGCTGCTATAG GGAATAGGGAAGGAAAGATTTTTGTCTGGGAATTGCAATCCAGCCCCCCTGTTCTTATTGCAAG GCTGACACATGCTCAATCAAAGTCTCCAATTAGACAAACTGCCATGTCATTTGATGGAAG CACCATTCTCAGCTGCTGTGAGGACGGGACTATTTGGCGGTGGGATGCTGTGGCAACTTCTTGA
- the LOC115956433 gene encoding LOW QUALITY PROTEIN: uncharacterized protein LOC115956433 (The sequence of the model RefSeq protein was modified relative to this genomic sequence to represent the inferred CDS: deleted 1 base in 1 codon; substituted 1 base at 1 genomic stop codon) — protein MASTVLHFLSHPIPNRLHLNHLFPSLNPQASTNSSHIYNIPHRKYSFIKCTSESNSTPLPEPDFPYPTPVSDTNNKAETFPIERRRKSEIIHDRESRLGXVQPEPPNFEIGWKRSKEIKLDKPKGYVIADFLEKLEDEDLMGKEFGSTELLAKAGEIVAERAREEAQVLSDKGEVEERMMTELFRVLRLMEMDLAMVKAAVKEETLDERLDQAKARCRQAILVALSF, from the exons ATGGCTTCCACAGTCCTTCACTTCCTATCTCATCCAATTCCAAACCGTCTTCATCTAAACCACCTTTTCCCAAGTTTAAACCCCCAAGCCTCCACAAACTCTTCACACATCTATAATATCCCACACAGAAAGTACTCCTTCATCAAATGCACTTCTGAGTCCAACTCTACCCCTCTGCCTGAGCCTGACTTCCCATATCCAACTCCAGTTTCTGATACCAACAACAAAGCAGAGACTTTCCCTATTGAAAGGCGAAGAAAGTCTGAGATAATCCATGACAGGGAGTCTAGA CTGGGCTAAGTACAACCTGAGCCACCAAACTTTGAGATTGGTTGGAAGAGAAGCAAAGAGATCAAATTGGATAAGCCAAAAGGGTATGTCATAGCTGACTTTCTAGAGAAGTTGGAGGATGAGGATCTAATGGGGAAAGAATTTGGCTCCACGGAGCTGCTAGCAAAAGCTGGAGAAATTGTGGCTGAAAGAGCTAGAGAGGAAGCACAAGTGTTGAGTGATAAAGGAGAAGTGGAGGAGAGGATGATGACTGAGTTGTTCAGAGTGTTGAGACTAATGGAGATGGATTTGGCTATGGTAAAAGCTGCAGTGAAGGAAGAGACATTGGATGAAAGGCTTGATCAGGCCAAGGCACGCTGCAGACAAGCTATACTTGTAGCTCTCTCCTTTTGA